One window of Pirellulales bacterium genomic DNA carries:
- the secY gene encoding preprotein translocase subunit SecY has product MWEKIRIIFTIPELRWKILFTAGLLAVYRIGWQVPLPMVDQDKMQAATQGGGLAALFAQVAIFSATQLNKATIFGLGIMPYISASIIFQLLGSVWGPLERLQKEGESGRKKINEYTRYATVFICIGQSWFFLKWMHSLGMIHPSFVNQTSGSIFFFWQIVAVMTMTAGTVFLMWLGEQIDEFGIGNGISLLIMAGILAGMPGAAYQLLENTQPELGSSGGKHGIEIWIVLAILFVAVIAGVVFMDQGQRRIPMQSAKHVRGRRVMGGGPRNYLPLKVNQSGVMPIIFASSLLIFPNFIFGQLSKYGSFWQNLNDAFQRGTSFIYNVLFVLLIYFFCYFWTAITFNPKDISDNFKNMGTFIPGYRPGKRTADYLERVMTRITYVGAGFLALVAITPTIISSALDVQPNVASFFGGTGLLIAVSVAFDLVQKIDSHLVMRNYKGLLE; this is encoded by the coding sequence ATGTGGGAAAAAATTCGGATCATTTTCACAATTCCTGAGCTGCGGTGGAAAATCTTGTTCACTGCCGGTTTGCTGGCGGTCTATCGCATTGGCTGGCAAGTGCCCTTGCCGATGGTCGATCAGGACAAGATGCAGGCGGCCACCCAGGGAGGCGGATTGGCGGCGCTGTTCGCTCAAGTCGCTATTTTCTCGGCAACTCAGCTAAACAAGGCGACCATTTTTGGTTTGGGGATCATGCCGTATATCTCGGCGTCGATCATCTTTCAGTTGCTGGGCAGCGTTTGGGGTCCGCTTGAACGGTTGCAAAAGGAAGGGGAAAGCGGACGCAAGAAAATCAACGAATATACTCGCTATGCGACGGTCTTCATTTGCATCGGCCAAAGCTGGTTCTTTTTGAAGTGGATGCATAGTCTCGGGATGATTCACCCTTCGTTCGTCAATCAAACTTCGGGCAGCATCTTTTTCTTCTGGCAAATTGTCGCCGTGATGACGATGACCGCCGGCACTGTCTTTTTGATGTGGCTGGGTGAGCAGATCGACGAATTTGGCATTGGCAACGGCATCAGCTTGCTAATCATGGCGGGAATTCTCGCGGGGATGCCAGGCGCGGCGTATCAGCTTCTCGAAAATACCCAGCCGGAACTCGGCTCGAGTGGCGGCAAGCATGGCATCGAAATCTGGATCGTGCTGGCCATTTTGTTTGTCGCGGTCATTGCCGGTGTTGTGTTCATGGACCAAGGCCAGCGCCGCATTCCCATGCAAAGCGCAAAACACGTCCGCGGCAGGCGTGTGATGGGGGGCGGCCCACGTAATTACTTGCCCCTAAAAGTTAATCAGTCGGGCGTCATGCCGATCATTTTCGCCAGCAGCTTGCTGATTTTCCCCAATTTCATTTTCGGTCAATTGTCCAAATACGGCAGCTTCTGGCAGAACTTGAACGACGCCTTCCAGCGTGGCACGTCGTTCATCTACAACGTCTTGTTCGTGCTGCTGATTTATTTCTTCTGCTATTTTTGGACGGCGATTACTTTCAACCCGAAGGATATATCCGACAATTTCAAGAACATGGGAACGTTCATTCCAGGCTACCGGCCCGGCAAACGCACGGCCGACTACTTGGAACGAGTCATGACCCGCATCACCTACGTCGGCGCCGGGTTTTTGGCGCTGGTGGCGATTACTCCCACGATTATCAGTTCGGCGTTGGATGTCCAGCCCAACGTTGCCAGCTTCTTCGGTGGAACGGGGCTACTCATCGCCGTCAGCGTGGCATTCGATCTAGTGCAGAAAATCGATAGCCATTTGGTAATGAGGAATTACAAGGGATTATTAGAGTGA
- a CDS encoding adenylate kinase yields the protein MRIILIGPPGAGKGTQAQILAAHLRVPHLSTGEMLRRAIQSVTPLGKSAKQLIDAGQLVPDDMVLQIAERRLGQPDCASGCLLDGFPRTVPQAEALGKYLQRQVTPLDGVIEMQVDEDEIVERLKKRGRSDDQPQVIRERMAAYRRQTEPLLDYYRNRKLLHSIDGLGTIDEVSTRLNLVVEQLSCHRP from the coding sequence ATGCGTATCATTCTTATCGGGCCGCCAGGAGCCGGAAAAGGAACGCAGGCTCAAATCCTTGCCGCGCATCTTCGCGTGCCGCATCTATCGACCGGCGAAATGCTCCGCCGCGCAATTCAATCGGTCACGCCGCTGGGTAAATCGGCGAAACAGCTCATCGATGCCGGCCAACTTGTCCCCGACGACATGGTTCTGCAAATCGCCGAGCGCCGGCTCGGCCAACCCGATTGCGCCAGCGGCTGCCTATTGGATGGATTCCCGAGAACCGTGCCGCAAGCCGAAGCGCTCGGCAAATATTTGCAGCGGCAAGTCACACCGCTCGACGGCGTCATTGAAATGCAGGTTGACGAAGATGAAATCGTCGAGCGGCTCAAGAAACGCGGTCGCAGCGACGACCAGCCCCAAGTCATTCGCGAGCGGATGGCCGCTTATCGCCGTCAAACCGAACCGCTGCTCGATTACTATCGAAACCGCAAGTTATTGCACTCGATCGATGGTCTGGGGACAATCGACGAAGTGTCAACGCGGCTCAACCTCGTCGTCGAACAACTCAGTTGCCATCGCCCATAG